tcatatattttactatttcATAATCTTCCTTTCTACATTTATACCATGGAACTTTTCCTTGTAAAGCTTGCATACAACTATAAAACCATGATTCAATATCATCTCTTGGAGAAGCTGGTGTTAAATTATGAATTGGTAATGAACAATAATGAAGTGTTCCAATATACCTTTTTGGTTTTCGTGAAGTTCCtaattctattatttttccACGACGTTTATATGCACGACAAATACCaaaatcaattaatttaatttttgtatcaTTTTCACTTGATAAAACAAAGTTACTTAACTTTATATCACGATGGATGTATCCTGTTGagtgaaaatattttatagctTCAAGCATTTGATATCCTATTCTTAATCCAGAACTACCactaaatcttttttttgcTAATCCATTcataatacattttaaattttttccttGAAGTGATAGAACAAAGAAAGCTCCATCACTACTACAATGTGCACgataaattttacaaaaatattcattttgtAATTTTGTAACAACACTCAAAATTTGATACTCTTGTTCAAAagattctttattttttaaaaatttaacagcATACTTTCTGTTTGATTTATAAGAAGAAACGTGGTAAACTTTTCCAAAACCACCTTGACCAATAATTTCTCCCAAATGATGGTGAGGAAGGTATCCTTGAATAagttctttaaaattttcttcttcatagcaatttgaattaaatgaggataaatttaaatctaattcttaaaaaaaatttatttaattttttttatataagttaataaaataacttacCAGTAGGATCTTGATTATATTCTATTTGAGATTTCttattagtattattataacCTTTATGAATAACATTAGTAATGTCACCTAAAATTTTTCCATACTTATTTTCCATATACTTTAGTTTGTTATCAGAATTCTGGTGATGGCaaagattatttaattcTGGAGATGTAAAAGcattatctttaatataCTTGTTTTCCATGCCACCACAACAGAGcattgaaagaaaaaataacaattacaattgataattaaatatcataattattttatcatataaaaattttatttttataaagatatatttaaaattttagttctattattcataatttaacaatacacatttttatacattaaacTATTAGAaagataaactttttaaaaatatatcctTTGATGTAtgtttcttaaaataaaatattttagagattaataaaagaatttttttatataagaaaaacctaatttataatttatttattttttttacctaaaaaaattatgctttatagattattaaaaatatcaataaaacttactttttttttattttctttataaatgGATTGAGAATCATCAACAAATTCAAATTCATCATcaactaaaatttttctatattttgtCAATCTAGAATTTTGAGCttctttttctatatttttataagttgTAAATAGATTACTAccatattttgataaattatatggATGACAATATAAACTTGTATagtatttttctttaaaagaaGATTTGAATGTTAATGAATCACTATCACTTATTTGagaattatctttttttgagGAAACATTTAACTTATCATACCACTTTTTTGCATGACTTATATGACAAGATTCACAATTTTCATGACATGTACTACAATCTTTTCGATTAGCTACTTTTTTCATTACATCACAACTATCtaatatttcataatttGTTAAATCCATTGAATGTTTTTGTTCTTCTGCTTTTATATCCATTAAATGTTCCATTTGGTTTTTTGAAacaaaactaaaaaaaattatcataaataatatttttaattaaaaaaatactttttttcatAGTAAAACAATTGAGTATCACTACTAGGATCAACTTCTGGAAGATTACTTAaatcaataaatttattagtacaaccatttttaaaaaattctaaattGTACTTTTTCaagtattttttaagtttGCCAGAAATTAATGAATCTACTTTTGTTGTAGAAGTTGAATCACTTTCAGTTGTTGAATATTCATCATTTGTTGATGAAATTAATGATCCTGTTGACATATAAAATGTTGAATCATCATCTTCTGGGGTAGAAGTGCTGGAGGACAAAGACATTTTGATAACaaaaactaaataatttacagacatataattttaatacaatgtaaattatttttttaatatgtaaaTTATAAAGCTAATTTACTTATGCTAGCTAAAGgcgttttttaaaattatttattcatatcataaaatattgttactAAATATCacatttttctaatataatacttatatttttatttcatttttattttattaatcaaacttttcaaattcatacttttcaattttattttgatttattttttttttcttttgtgtTTATTTTTGaggaaatatttattataacaaaatataaaacaagtttaaatatattattttattaataaaaaactaaaatataacttttagtAATAGTTTTTGCATTAAATGATTTGTCATCTTAATAAGTGTCAAGtaatgtcaaaaaaaataaggaaATTGTTTATCtgcttaatatttttttatttaagtgTACACATTACATTGATAAAAGCAatctatataataaataatccaaaaaacttataaattaaaaattaaaaaatctactttatatttacaaataaaaatttaatcttaAGCATATTAGCTTgtatttatgtataatattatcattgaAGTTTTACGTAAAcaagttatataaaaataattgttttagcAGTGATAAGTAAAGAACTATTAAAGTATgtcttaataaatttataaaatatatttcgatttaatctttttaaactttttttttcataacatCAAAGATTACTTACTTTTCAATGAAAAAGAATAGCATACTCACGATTCTAAAATGATGTAAAAAATGATCAATAAcaatattcattattttaatgtgTGTAATGCAACTTCGTAAAGTTTTGAAGAAAAACATTCAATTCATCACGTTCTTTCATATTTATGATACCCCTTGTTTACGATAGAAATATAAtcaatgtttttataaatgttaatataaatagCAAGGtcattatattcaaaataaaatttccatgtactttaaaaattgtaaacgtttttaaaatctttttgttGTATTAAAGATACTAATTAGTATGTTATTGAAAGAGTAGTAAATAAACCAGAGTGGTAACTTGAAATGAGtacttttttaacaataataaaaaaatttttgttctcaacattttgtaaaaaaacatatttccatgaaataacttaaaaaaacaataaataataacaaaataaaaccACCAATTTATTGTAATACAATAAACACTATAGGGAATATGTTagaaataatcaaaaaaaatggtaGACCTCAGGGAAGAGATCAATACACAATAACAGTTAATTTATAGagaattatataaatgaacTTGGAGGTTTAAAGTTAAAGTTGTCCACAGTCTTCGATTTTAACAACAGCCTTAGTCTTTCCTGATTGAGTTCCTAAAGCTTCGACGCTCTTGACTACATTCATTCCTTCGATAACTTTTCCGAAGACAACGTGTTTTCCATCTAACCATGGAGTTGGAACCTATAAATATACcaatattttaattcatatttaatttaacttaCAGTTGTGATAAAGAATTGACTTCCATTGGTATTTGCTCCTTAAAACATAacaaataacattaatatcattaatttaaaaacataccAGCATTAGCCATAGAGAGAAGTCCTGGAATAGTGTGTTTCTCTTGGAAGTTTTCGTCAGCGAATTTTGCTCCATAGATAGATTCACCTCCGGTTCCGTTTCCGTGAGTGAAGTCACCTCcctataataatattattatgatataaaaaaattgataaataaaatacaaaacATACTTGAAGCATGAAATCTGGAATAACACGATGGAAGGTGCATCCTTTGTAGTGAAGAGGTTTTCCCATCTTTCCTACTCCTTTCTCTCCAGTACAAAGAGCTCTGAAGTTCTCAGCTGTCTTTGGGACGATATCGCTGAATAATTCAAAAACAATTCTTCCGATTGGTTTTCCATTAGAGGAAACATCAAAAAAGACCTTTGGACGtgacatattttttttctaaaaaaaaaaattgatattcaatattttaacaacaattattaaatattaacattaatccgccgaaaatgtaaaataatatatatgtcaaacataataatttacattaaatcttttgaaaacatatatatatatttgaaactATATTCTACAACTACTTTAGTAAacatgtaataaaaaaaatacactaacaaatataattagttaaaaagcatcaaattaaatttgtataagaaaaaaaaaagttaatttataGGGTAATAACAGTAAAGGGACATCATCATACTAGTGATGCCACTAGAGAGGGAAAATTGGGTTTATAGACAACCATtccaaaataaatataatgaatcttatctaaaaaaaactatagcTCTCAGAAAGATTTTTCATAGACAGTGGAAGGATGTTACTACATTTGTGTTTGTAGAAAATTCTGGAAGAATCTACCAAGGGCAAACATATATAGAGAGTAAGAGAGTgtcagtttttttttcaaaataaagaGAGGGAGGGATTTTTTCTCTCCTCCTTTTTACACAACTTTTCATTATTggttatattattaatttaaattagttACTTTTAACCTGATAATAAAGGTTGGGTctgataaaattaagaaatttaCAATGTCAAACAATATATGTATTGTTAACGGGTAtattagatatatatatagtataaaaaatattttacactagataatgaaaataaaagtttattgtttaaaaaaggTATATTTAACGATGtggaaaaaattataatggaAAGTAGATATTGATGTTTAATTAATGTTATGTAATAAAGATTgatgttttattttcaaaagtttatatatgAAGCTGACATTGtttctaaaattatcatCACGCAACTATTTGCAATTCAAAttagttttttatttgaGAAAAATGTAACAAAATATGTAACAAAAAGGTTTTTagataatattgataataaagataataaaaataacaaaattttaaaaattaacaactatagatacaattatatatagatatatgtTTCAACGAACTAGTCTAAATCAGTTGAAATAATGTTATCAGAGCGAACGTCAATGTAAGCTTCAGGATCATCACCTTTACGAGTATTTGCTCTCCTGTTGTCTGCTTTCTTTTTCTGTGATTGACGTATAGTTCTGTGTTCTTTGGTAGCAGTATAAACACTTTTTGGTACGTGACGATGAGTGGCAATTTTTCTAACTTCTGGGTGATTTTTATACTGATTTAAGAGAGccttattataataatgtgtatttttttctcttttacTTAATGGACCTATTTGTTCAGAAGCATTTGATTTCCAAACACGAACATTCATTTCGTTACTACCAGAAAGAACATATTTTGAATCCATTGTATAACAAACAGAGTAAACTTGTTGCATACGTTTACCGTGATAAACTTCTCGTGATCTGGCATGTTCtacattaaatattctaACTGTTCTATCATACGATCCACTTACAAATTCTTTTCCTGTTGGTGCATAATCAACACTCATAACTGCTGCTGTATGATCCGTATGAACATTTAGTGCTCTATTAAAATATCGTATAtcaaatgtatataaattataatcttCATTAGCTGTTGTAAATGTAAATGCTTCCATTGGATTCCATGCAATAGcattatttcttaatttcATAACAAATTTTGTAACTGGAACTTGTTGACGTGTATCTAATATAAATACAGATCTATCACTTGTTGTTCCAGCAAATATTGTTGGTTCTACTGGATTACATTTGACATGGAAAACAGAATTAACTCCAAGATCGTACTTATGATATGGTGTATCTCTTTCTTGTTTCCATAATGAGATGCCTTCACCACATACAACAAAATCTGTTGAATCATAAATATGTGAAACTCCTTGTGGTACATAATCTAAAGCTATTGAAAGAGATGGTTCTGTATCTTTTAGTTgattaaatgtatatttttgaaCATTTGGCCAATCCCATACTTTAAGTTGTTTATCATATCCTGTTGTAACTATTGATTTTCCCTCTTTACCATCAATTGACATACCAGTTAATAATCCTTCATGGGCCTGAATAGTTGCTAGACATTTCATTGTTGCAACGTGCCATAGTTTAAATTCACCATCACGAGCACCTGTAATAACGTAACCAAGATAATTAGGATGTTTAGTTATACAAGTAACAGCTTCATTATGCCCCTCTAATGCTCCAACAAATGGTTTTGCAAAAACTCTATCTAATTTTGCAGCATTTAAAGCACGTGTATATTCAATTGCATTTTGAAATGTATCTTTTGTTGCATTAAAATTTCTTGtaacttaaaaaatagtaaataattatataacttttgGTTGTATTTATTAcctttaaaaatgttactcGTTGATTCCCTTTGATAATCATCTGGATTTCTTGAAATAACCTTAATTCTCGGAGCcattttagttttaaaaatatgaaagtatttttaaatttattattctcATATATACACTTTATTCCAAAGGTGATCGTTACGAAACTATGTACttttaagatttttaaaacatttaaaaagtttgtttttaataaaaatttatatttatgatactttttttttgaaataatatttgtcaTATACCGTTTTTTTAGAGACAAATATctgtttataaaatttttcttattatttttaaatcttacaaaagtaattatttattactaactatatttattttaaaaactattaaattttgGAAACAAAAAAGTGCATCTATGTTTATTCTTTAACTTCACCGCATTCTTCAATGGTAACAGTTTGAG
This Strongyloides ratti genome assembly S_ratti_ED321, chromosome : 2 DNA region includes the following protein-coding sequences:
- a CDS encoding Protein kinase domain and Serine/threonine-/dual specificity protein kinase, catalytic domain and Protein kinase-like domain-containing protein; the encoded protein is MLCCGGMENKYIKDNAFTSPELNNLCHHQNSDNKLKYMENKYGKILGDITNVIHKGYNNTNKKSQIEYNQDPTELDLNLSSFNSNCYEEENFKELIQGYLPHHHLGEIIGQGGFGKVYHVSSYKSNRKYAVKFLKNKESFEQEYQILSVVTKLQNEYFCKIYRAHCSSDGAFFVLSLQGKNLKCIMNGLAKKRFSGSSGLRIGYQMLEAIKYFHSTGYIHRDIKLSNFVLSSENDTKIKLIDFGICRAYKRRGKIIELGTSRKPKRYIGTLHYCSLPIHNLTPASPRDDIESWFYSCMQALQGKVPWYKCRKEDYEIVKYMKEELRTWECEQIDASKYRTIFPLLQKIDKLGYYDEINYQQYQNHLEKIMSANDIKMDDSYDWQN
- a CDS encoding Peptidyl-prolyl cis-trans isomerase D: MSRPKVFFDVSSNGKPIGRIVFELFSDIVPKTAENFRALCTGEKGVGKMGKPLHYKGCTFHRVIPDFMLQGGDFTHGNGTGGESIYGAKFADENFQEKHTIPGLLSMANAGANTNGSQFFITTVPTPWLDGKHVVFGKVIEGMNVVKSVEALGTQSGKTKAVVKIEDCGQL
- a CDS encoding DDB1-and CUL4-associated factor 13, with translation MAPRIKVISRNPDDYQRESTSNIFKVTRNFNATKDTFQNAIEYTRALNAAKLDRVFAKPFVGALEGHNEAVTCITKHPNYLGYVITGARDGEFKLWHVATMKCLATIQAHEGLLTGMSIDGKEGKSIVTTGYDKQLKVWDWPNVQKYTFNQLKDTEPSLSIALDYVPQGVSHIYDSTDFVVCGEGISLWKQERDTPYHKYDLGVNSVFHVKCNPVEPTIFAGTTSDRSVFILDTRQQVPVTKFVMKLRNNAIAWNPMEAFTFTTANEDYNLYTFDIRYFNRALNVHTDHTAAVMSVDYAPTGKEFVSGSYDRTVRIFNVEHARSREVYHGKRMQQVYSVCYTMDSKYVLSGSNEMNVRVWKSNASEQIGPLSKREKNTHYYNKALLNQYKNHPEVRKIATHRHVPKSVYTATKEHRTIRQSQKKKADNRRANTRKGDDPEAYIDVRSDNIISTDLD